A window of Zingiber officinale cultivar Zhangliang chromosome 5A, Zo_v1.1, whole genome shotgun sequence contains these coding sequences:
- the LOC121982067 gene encoding 3-ketoacyl-CoA synthase 17-like has product MMSSSNGRPWHFVVFFLSAIAFTLVHSPRLSEPPLLFLSRRPALLCLVWCSLVSLVAFLRCRPLPVFLLDYSCHKPEAESRGSYEMCEFFGRRNQRHSAESEAFMRAIYSKAGLGDETYMPPFVFHSDDLGNKLKCAVQEAEEGMFGAVQHLLAKTDTHPSQIDLVISACSMFSPAPSFSSMLVRRFGMKEGVKTFNLAGMGCSAGTVAFDLAAKVLRRRKGYGLIVVTESISLNWYFGDNRHMLVTNCIFRVGTAAALVSSDSAARGRAKMELVRSLRTHHGADDAAYNAAIQMEDEEGHVGVALTKDLVRVAGAGLKSHITTLAPRVLPVSEMLCYAYHVAKLYLGGDQKAAMAHVPDFKRAFDHMCIHAGGKAVIDAVRRLMRFEEEVVEPARMCLHRFGNTSSSLVFYELAYFEAKRRIKKGDKVWMLAFGTGFKACSVVWRALKDSTMDSDNPWIHCIHRYPVYPPRRANPNETATPLPQKIID; this is encoded by the exons ATGATGAGCAGCAGCAATGGCAGGCCGTGGCATTTCGTCGTCTTCTTCCTCTCAGCCATAGCCTTCACCCTCGTCCATTCTCCTCGCCTCTCCGAACCGCCCCTCCTCTTCCTGTCCCGCCGCCCTGCGCTCCTCTGCCTCGTCTGGTGCTCTCTCGTTTCCCTCGTCGCCTTCCTCCGATGCCGCCCCCTCCCCGTCTTCCTCCTAGACTACAGCTGCCACAAGCCCGAGGCCGAGTCCCGCGGCAGCTACGAGATGTGCGAGTTCTTCGGCCGCCGCAACCAGCGGCACTCGGCGGAGAGCGAGGCGTTCATGCGCGCCATCTACAGCAAGGCCGGCCTCGGGGACGAGACCTACATGCCGCCTTTCGTGTTCCACTCCGACGACCTCGGCAACAAGCTGAAGTGCGCCGTCCAGGAGGCAGAGGAGGGGATGTTCGGCGCCGTCCAGCACCTGCTCGCCAAGACCGATACCCATCCCTCCCAGATTGATCTCGTCATCTCCGCCTGCAGCATGTTCAGCCCCGCGCCGTCCTTTTCCTCCATGCTCGTCCGCCGCTTCGGGATGAAGGAGGGGGTGAAGACGTTCAACTTGGCCGGGATGGGGTGTAGCGCCGGCACCGTGGCGTTTGATCTCGCGGCGAAGGTGCTACGGCGGAGAAAGGGCTACGGCCTCATCGTCGTCACCGAGAGCATCAGCCTCAATTG GTACTTCGGCGACAACCGGCACATGCTGGTGACCAACTGCATCTTCCGCGTGGGCACGGCGGCGGCGCTGGTGAGCAGCGACTCGGCGGCGCGTGGCCGGGCCAAGATGGAGCTGGTGCGGTCGCTGCGGACGCACCACGGCGCCGACGACGCGGCCTACAACGCGGCCATCCAGATGGAAGACGAGGAAGGCCACGTGGGCGTCGCCCTCACCAAGGACCTCGTCCGCGTCGCCGGCGCCGGCCTCAAGTCCCACATCACCACCCTCGCTCCCCGCGTGCTGCCGGTGTCGGAGATGCTTTGCTACGCCTACCACGTGGCGAAGCTGTACCTGGGCGGCGACCAGAAGGCGGCGATGGCGCACGTGCCGGACTTCAAGCGCGCGTTCGACCACATGTGCATCCACGCCGGCGGGAAGGCCGTGATCGACGCCGTCAGGCGCTTGATGAG GTTCGAAGAGGAGGTGGTGGAACCGGCAAGAATGTGCTTGCATCGGTTCGGCAATACATCGAGCAGTTTAGTGTTCTACGAGTTGGCCTATTTCGAGGCGAAGAGGAGGATAAAGAAAGGAGACAAAGTGTGGATGTTAGCGTTCGGGACAGGGTTTAAGGCGTGTAGCGTCGTATGGCGAGCACTAAAAGACTCGACCATGGACTCGGACAACCCTTGGATCCACTGCATCCATCGCTATCCGGTCTACCCTCCTCGTCGTGCCAACCCTAACGAAACTGCGACTCCCCTCCCCCAAAAAATAATCGATTAG